From one Trachemys scripta elegans isolate TJP31775 chromosome 14, CAS_Tse_1.0, whole genome shotgun sequence genomic stretch:
- the LOC117887496 gene encoding olfactory receptor 14A16-like produces the protein MCCPSLFLLLLGGSGFFPSHCHGIRPVCHLLPTTALMNSRACVQMATGAWISGLLYSVLHTGNTFALTFCEGNMVDQFFCEIPQLLKLACSDSYLSEVGVLSFTVCLVLGCFVFIILSYVQIFKSVLRIPSEQRQHKAFSTCLPHLTVLSLFVCTASFAYLKPISSSPSALNLVAAVLYSVLPPIMNPIIYSMRNKEMKAAMRRLTGCR, from the coding sequence ATGTGTTGCCCAAGTCTTTTTCTACTTCTTCTGGGTGGGAGCGGATTTTTCCCTTCTCACTGTCATGGCATACGACCGGTATGTCACCTtctgccaaccactgcactaATGAACAGCagagcttgtgtccaaatggcaACTGGTGCCTGGATCAGTGGGCTTCTCTACTCTGTGCTACACACTGGGAACACATTTGCATTGACCTTCTGTGAAGGCAACATggtggatcagttcttctgtgaaatcccccagctacTCAAGCTCGCCTGCTCTGACTCATATCTGAGTGAAGTTGGGGTTCTTTCCTTTACTGTGTGTTTAGTCTTAGGCTGCTTTGTTTTTATCATTCTGTCGTATGTTCAGATCTTCAAATCAGTGCTCAGGATCCCCTCTGAGCAGCGCcagcataaagccttctccacctgccttccTCACCTCACTGTGCTCTCCTTGTTCGTCTGCACTGCCTCCTTTGCCTACCTGAAACCCATCTCCAGCTCCCCATCTGCTCTGAATCTTGTGGCGGCTGTTCTCTATTCCGTGTTGCCACCAATCATGAATCCCATTATCTACAGCATGAGGAACAAGGAGATGAAAGCTGCCATGAGGAGACTGACTGGGTGTAGGTAA